Proteins from one Pseudarthrobacter sp. BIM B-2242 genomic window:
- the pucL gene encoding factor-independent urate hydroxylase has product MSSKIILGHNQYGKAEVRVVKITRDTDRHEIEDLNVTSQLRGDFAAAHLEGDNGHVVPTDTQKNTIYAFARDGVGSPEAFLLRLGEHFTSGFAWVTGGRWEAESYSWDRIQAHGEGHNHSFVRNGQEVRTAVLVRDGADAHLISGLRDLTVLKSTESGFVGYPKDKYTTLAETTDRILATDVSARWRFKTGTDFNTVDFNKSYDDVKALLLEGFTENYSHALQQTLFDMGTKVLEAHSDIDEIKFSMPNKHHFLVDLSPFGLDNPNEVFFAADRPYGLIEATVQRDDATPADIAWSGITGFC; this is encoded by the coding sequence ATGAGCAGCAAAATCATCCTCGGCCACAACCAGTACGGCAAGGCCGAAGTCCGGGTTGTAAAGATCACGCGGGACACGGACCGCCATGAGATTGAAGACCTGAACGTCACCTCGCAGCTGCGCGGAGACTTCGCGGCCGCCCACCTGGAGGGCGATAACGGACATGTGGTGCCAACCGACACCCAGAAAAACACCATCTATGCCTTTGCCCGTGACGGCGTCGGCTCTCCCGAGGCCTTCCTCCTGCGCCTGGGCGAACATTTCACGTCCGGCTTCGCCTGGGTCACGGGAGGCCGTTGGGAAGCCGAGTCCTACAGCTGGGACCGCATCCAGGCGCACGGTGAGGGGCACAACCACTCATTCGTGCGCAACGGCCAGGAAGTCCGCACGGCGGTCCTGGTCCGGGACGGCGCCGACGCACACCTGATCTCCGGCCTGAGGGACCTGACCGTCCTGAAGTCCACGGAGTCGGGCTTCGTGGGCTACCCGAAGGACAAATACACCACTCTCGCCGAAACCACGGACCGTATCCTGGCCACCGACGTTTCCGCCCGCTGGCGCTTCAAGACCGGAACCGATTTCAATACCGTGGACTTCAACAAGAGCTACGACGACGTCAAAGCGCTCCTGCTCGAAGGATTCACGGAGAACTACTCCCACGCCCTGCAGCAGACCCTGTTCGACATGGGCACGAAGGTCCTGGAAGCCCACAGCGACATTGACGAGATCAAGTTCTCGATGCCGAACAAACACCACTTCCTCGTGGATCTTTCGCCGTTTGGCCTCGACAACCCCAACGAGGTCTTCTTCGCAGCAGACCGTCCCTACGGCCTGATTGAGGCCACAGTCCAGCGTGACGACGCCACCCCCGCTGACATCGCCTGGTCCGGCATCACCGGATTCTGCTAA